The proteins below are encoded in one region of Penicillium psychrofluorescens genome assembly, chromosome: 4:
- a CDS encoding uncharacterized protein (ID:PFLUO_006098-T1.cds;~source:funannotate), whose product MSRFGAKKGPRMPGAEFTFDADPGREPVNAPTPLYPKYIVPFNRKLTPLEQKHVDLYRSARGRIHEGPYYSVVDAASLTAKKGSAARANFDAFHGMPTFSSRYLKKPRTLPKMNERPYEQRLMGGPRTTVMKLFPRELWQTLQPNYQPGATMDGYVPQKRAGLKRGFEDDEDDAVDDAAAKRRAVGGGGDEEEVDAEADERDVLDGDEEPEDEIVDDDFEDDDDEMGGDYNAEQYFDAGDDEFGEDGFGDGGGGGDEETY is encoded by the exons ATGTCCCGCTTCGGCGCCAAAAAGGGCCCGCGCATGCCCGGCGCCGAGTTCACTTTCGACGCGGATCCAGGCCGCGAACCAGTCAACGCTCCCACGCCTCTCTACCCG AAATACATCGTCCCCTTCAACCGGAAATTGACCCCGCTCGAACAAAAACATGTCGATCTCTACCGGAGCGCCCGTGGACGAATCCATGAAGGACCGTACTACTCCGTCGTCGACGCGGCTTCCTTAACAGCCAAGAAAGGAAGCGCTGCGCGCGCAAACTTCGATGCCTTCCACGGCATGCCTACGTTCTCGAGTCGGTATCTGAAGAAACCGCGGAcgctgccgaagatgaaTGAACGGCCTTATG AGCAGAGACTAATGGGTGGACCGCGGACGACAGTCATGAAACTCTTCCCCCGTGAGCTCTGGCAAACCCTCCAACCCAACTACCAGCCCGGCGCAACGATGGACGGCTACGTGCCCCAGAAGCGAGCCGGTCTCAAGCGCGGAtttgaagatgacgaggacgacgcgGTGGACGATGCTGCGGCGAAGCGGCGCGCAgttggtggcggtggagatgaagaggaggtTGATGCGGAGGCGGATGAGAGGGATGTTTTGGATGGAGACGAGGAACCAGAGGATGAGATTGTGGATGATGACTttgaggatgacgatgatgaaatGGGAGGCGACTATAATGCCGAACAGTACTTTGATGCTGGCGATGATGAGTTTGGAGAGGATGGAtttggggatgggggaggtggaggggatgaGGAGACTTATTGA